A single Thiohalobacter thiocyanaticus DNA region contains:
- the mltG gene encoding endolytic transglycosylase MltG yields MAVNAGKSVLHRPLVLMLLTLAIAVAGAIGWLYLDYQRFLRTPLALDSEGRNLEVRPGQSLSGLAWQLHEEGLLAHPRYLALLGRISGEAGRIQAGEFHIPAGATPGQLLHILTSGRVVQYPVTLIAGWTIQQLRAHLAEQPFLDHTLDGVDDAELMQRLERPGQHPEGWFLPDTYHFPRGTRDIVVLRRALQAMERHLEQNWERRRPDLPLDSPYEALILASIVEKETGIPEERARIAGVFVRRLERGMRLQTDPTVIYGMGDAFDGNIRRRDLRTDTPYNTYTRGGLPPTPIALPSAEAVTAVMHPAAGEALYFVSRGDGSHVFSATLQEHNRAVRRYQLNRP; encoded by the coding sequence ATGGCTGTCAACGCGGGAAAATCCGTTCTCCATCGGCCGCTGGTGCTGATGCTGCTGACGCTCGCGATCGCCGTCGCCGGGGCAATCGGCTGGCTGTATCTGGACTACCAGCGGTTCCTGCGCACGCCGCTGGCACTGGACAGCGAGGGCCGGAACCTGGAGGTCAGGCCGGGCCAGAGCCTGTCCGGCCTGGCCTGGCAGCTGCACGAGGAGGGCCTGCTGGCGCATCCGCGTTATCTCGCCCTGCTGGGACGGATCAGCGGCGAGGCCGGGCGCATCCAGGCCGGGGAGTTCCATATCCCCGCCGGGGCCACACCGGGCCAGCTGCTGCACATACTCACCAGCGGGCGGGTGGTGCAGTATCCGGTTACCCTGATCGCGGGCTGGACCATCCAGCAGCTGCGTGCCCACCTGGCCGAGCAGCCGTTTCTCGACCACACCCTGGATGGCGTTGATGATGCCGAACTGATGCAGCGCCTGGAGCGGCCTGGACAGCACCCCGAGGGCTGGTTTCTGCCCGACACCTACCATTTCCCGCGCGGTACCCGTGATATTGTAGTCCTGCGCCGCGCCCTCCAGGCCATGGAGCGGCACCTGGAGCAGAATTGGGAGCGCCGTCGTCCGGACCTGCCGCTGGATTCGCCCTACGAGGCATTGATTCTGGCCTCGATCGTGGAAAAGGAAACCGGTATCCCCGAGGAACGGGCCCGCATCGCCGGCGTTTTCGTCCGGCGGCTGGAGCGGGGCATGCGGCTGCAGACCGACCCCACGGTGATCTACGGCATGGGCGATGCCTTCGACGGCAACATCCGGCGCCGTGATCTGCGCACCGACACCCCGTACAATACCTATACCCGCGGGGGGCTGCCGCCCACACCCATCGCCCTGCCCAGTGCCGAGGCGGTCACGGCCGTGATGCACCCGGCCGCAGGCGAGGCCTTGTATTTTGTTTCCCGCGGCGATGGCAGTCATGTCTTTTCCGCCACGTTGCAAGAACACAACCGGGCGGTACGCCGCTATCAGCTGAACCGTCCCTGA
- the pabC gene encoding aminodeoxychorismate lyase: protein MSGIESAWINGEAQTRIDVHDRGLQFGDGLFETLAVIDGRIMHWERHRARLMRGCQRLGLPEPPREQLERELQTAAADQPRAVLKLLYTCGCSLRGYARPDDIRAQRVLLRSAWPAGLERHSPAGLRIIWCRHRLASQPRLAGIKHLNRLDQVLARAEWQDPEINEGLLRDQDGHVIEGVASNLFLVRNGVLHTPRLDNCGVAGVMREHLMASARAAGIEVMESCMDENDVTGADELFLCNSLMGMRPVARLAGQRYETGPVTRRLLSLMNPESA, encoded by the coding sequence ATGAGCGGAATCGAGTCGGCCTGGATCAACGGCGAGGCGCAGACGCGGATCGATGTACATGACCGCGGACTGCAGTTCGGCGACGGCCTGTTCGAAACCCTGGCCGTCATCGATGGCCGCATCATGCACTGGGAACGCCACCGGGCACGGCTCATGCGCGGCTGCCAGCGTCTGGGACTGCCCGAACCGCCCCGGGAACAACTCGAGCGGGAGCTGCAGACGGCCGCCGCCGACCAGCCGCGGGCGGTGCTGAAACTGCTGTACACCTGCGGTTGTTCGCTGCGCGGCTATGCCCGCCCGGACGACATCCGAGCGCAGCGTGTCCTGCTGCGCTCGGCCTGGCCGGCGGGGCTGGAAAGGCACAGTCCCGCCGGCCTGCGTATAATCTGGTGCCGGCACCGGCTGGCCAGCCAGCCGCGGCTCGCCGGCATCAAGCATCTCAACCGGCTGGACCAGGTCCTCGCCCGCGCCGAGTGGCAGGACCCGGAGATCAACGAGGGCCTGTTGCGTGACCAGGACGGTCACGTCATCGAGGGTGTTGCCAGCAATCTGTTCCTGGTACGCAACGGCGTGCTCCACACCCCACGGCTGGACAACTGCGGCGTGGCGGGCGTGATGCGCGAGCATCTGATGGCAAGCGCGCGCGCGGCAGGCATCGAAGTAATGGAAAGCTGTATGGACGAGAATGACGTGACCGGCGCGGATGAACTGTTCCTGTGCAACAGCCTGATGGGAATGCGCCCGGTCGCCCGGCTTGCCGGGCAGCGTTATGAAACCGGCCCCGTAACCCGGCGCCTGCTGTCGCTGATGAATCCGGAATCTGCATAA